A single region of the Salvia miltiorrhiza cultivar Shanhuang (shh) chromosome 8, IMPLAD_Smil_shh, whole genome shotgun sequence genome encodes:
- the LOC130997198 gene encoding transcription factor RF2b yields MQDPNSKQQVSQMPPFSGAMRPSQHRRAHSEVNFRLPEDLDLGSDPFDAPAGSFEEMGSEDDLFSTYMDIEKLSAGPGSGPTDNAAAADDDADKTAASRPRHRHSNSVDSSSFLFNDNSIEAKKAMPPDKLAELWTIDPKRAKRILANRQSAARSKERKARYISELERKVQTLQTEATTLSAQLTLFQRDTTGLSNENTELKLRLQAMEQQAQLRDALNEALRQEVERLRVATGEMSTTSDTFNLTMQHLPYNQTTFFSNHNQPQAGSNESLNVQMQQFHTLQASMSSHQQHPVLSANHAQGLSDSMHQDPLGRFQGLDISNGGTHVKSEGPSISASESSSTF; encoded by the exons ATGCAAGATCCCAACTCCAAGCAGCAGGTCAGCCAAATGCCGCCCTTCTCCGGCGCAATGCGGCCCTCCCAGCACCGCCGCGCCCACTCCGAGGTCAACTTCCGCCTCCCGGAGGACCTAGATCTGGGCTCCGACCCCTTCGACGCGCCGGCGGGGAGTTTCGAGGAGATGGGATCCGAGGACGATCTCTTCTCCACCTACATGGACATAGAGAAGCTCAGCGCCGGACCTGGATCTGGACCTACCGACAATGCCGCCGCCGCTGACGACGACGCAGACAAGACCGCCGCCTCCAGGCCTCGCCATCGCCACAGTAATTCCGTCGACAGCTCCAGCTTTTTGTTCAACGACAACAGCATCGAAGCTAAGAAGGCTATGCCGCCTGATAAGCTTGCTGAGCTCTGGACTATTGACCCCAAGCGCGCCAAAAG GATTCTGGCAAATCGGCAGTCTGCTGCTCGATCAAAAGAAAGGAAGGCCAGGTATATATCTGAACTGGAGAGAAAAGTTCAGACCCTCCAAACTGAAGCTACGACTCTCTCTGCGCAACTGACTCTGTTCCAG AGAGACACAACAGGACTGAGTAACGAGAATACAGAGCTTAAGCTTCGTTTACAAGCCATGGAACAGCAAGCTCAACTACGCGATG CACTCAATGAAGCACTGAGGCAGGAAGTAGAAAGACTCAGAGTCGCAACTGGAGAAATGTCGACCACGTCTGATACGTTCAATTTAACCATGCAACATCTTCCCTACAACCAGACTACATTCTTTTCCAACCACAACCAGCCTCAAGCTGGCTCAAACGAATCCTTGAACGTACAAATGCAGCAGTTTCATACACTTCAAGCCAGCATGTCAAGTCACCAGCAGCATCCCGTGCTTTCTGCCAATCACGCACAGGGACTTTCCGACTCAATGCACCAAGACCCTCTTGGACGTTTTCAAGGCCTCGATATCAGCAATGGGGGCACACACGTGAAGTCGGAAGGGCCCTCTATATCTGCCAGTGAAAGCAGCAGTACATTCTGA
- the LOC130997199 gene encoding uncharacterized protein LOC130997199 isoform X1 yields MGGVNQSPTEHRSESKKRCSMEIKETSETSQKRVKMRDLESVFRSEGRGGNDAATPDSRVIDLNVHVGSASCVVGVDDPACVDESNNLPASEKEDMQNIDGIMKARGFDLDLNAADVSSSINESMYPCKMHEHLRSKDDSDCVSSVGPLDTKDPMRVWKGLKQNNYLSTPYGAPPVAMPKVRGRKKSSSNDVMKKKIELAKKEQVDRFARVAAPSGLLNGLNPGIINHVRNSKQVHSIIEALVRSKKDESLHSGNRKRNQIKTGAHDLSERREAMNVRGLGGQMSGLAYGDALLGRRQMSDYAFFAKSVYPNTEITRGDSDSHMGYTRSYPRVTSCCAKGNEDNRLPLKLSSSVAVCTENASCLSSEESANISSVTSLSLKAANVASQWLELLHQDIRGRLAALRRSKKRVRAVITTELPLLISGEFSSNLENDIQIINSTASHFDQATADAHSVRWSTIFGQMDKALSEEEGHLENWLNQVKEMQSHCEIGLNTNSLHHPLDQAVPPGYDFRSGTAENSDKDLAVRAAAASIYSTCNFLLSRENSPCC; encoded by the exons ATGGGTGGTGTGAATCAGTCTCCAACAGAGCACAGATCTGAATCAAAG AAAAGGTGTAGTATGGAAATCAAAGAAACCTCCGAAACTTCTCAAAAGAGAGTGAAAATGCGCGATCTTGAATCAGTTTTTCGCTCCGAAG GAAGAGGAGGAAACGATGCAGCAACTCCGGATTCAAGAGTGATTGATCTGAATGTTCATGTTGGTTCTGCGAGCTGCGTGGTTGGTGTTGATGATCCTGCATGTGTAGATGAATCAAACAATCTCCCTGCTTCTGAGAAGGAAGACATGCAAAATATAGATGGCATAATGAAAGCTAGAGGCTTCGATTTGGACCTAAATGCTGCAGATGTTTCGAGTTCTATCAATGAATCCATGTATCCCTGTAAAATGCACGAGCATTTGAGGTCCAAGGATGACTCGGATTGTGTCAGTTCGGTAGGTCCATTGGATACAAAGGATCCGATGAGAGTATGGAAAGGCTTGAAACAAAATAACTACTTGTCTACTCCTTACGGAGCTCCACCTGTTGCCATGCCAAAGGTGCGTGGGAGGAAGAAATCTAGCAGCAATGAtgtgatgaagaagaaaattgaACTTGCAAAGAAAGAACAGGTTGATAGGTTTGCAAGAGTAGCTGCTCCAAGTGGTTTGCTTAATGGGCTTAATCCCGGGATTATTAACCACGTGAGAAACAGTAAACAGGTTCACTCTATTATAGAGGCCTTAGTGAGGTCTAAAAAAGACGAAAGTCTGCATTCAGGAAACAGGAAGCGTAATCAAATCAAGACTGGTGCACACGATCTCTCTGAAAGAAGGGAAGCTATGAATGTGCGTGGTTTGGGAGGCCAGATGTCCGGGCTTGCTTATGGAGATGCTTTACTAGGGAGAAGGCAGATGAGTGATTATGCTTTCTTTGCGAAATCAGTATATCCAAATACGGAGATCACAAGAGGTGATAGTGACTCACATATGGGGTACACGAGGTCTTATCCAAGAGTGACTTCATGTTGTGCAAAGGGAAACGAGGATAATAGACTGCCACTAAAACTATCGTCATCTGTAGCAGTTTGTACGGAGAATGCCAGCTGCTTGTCAAGTGAGGAATCGGCAAACATTAGCAGTGTTACTTCACTTTCTCTGAAAG CTGCGAATGTAGCTTCACAATGGTTGGAACTTCTACATCAAGATATACGTGGGCGTCTTGCAG CACTAAGACGCAGTAAAAAAAGAGTTCGTGCAGTTATTACCACAGAGTTACCCCTCCTAATATCCGGAGAGTTTTCGTCTAACCTAGAGAATGATATACAAATAATAAATTCTACTGCTAGCCATTTCGACCAAGCAACTGCTGATGCGCACTCTGTTAGATGGAGCACTATCTTTGGACAAATGGATAAAGCACTTTCCGAAGAAGAGGGCCATCTG GAGAATTGGCTGAACCAAGTGAAGGAAATGCAGTCACATTGTGAAATAGGTCTCAACACAAATAGTTTGCATCACCCTTTGGACCAGGCAGTTCCTCCAGGATACGATTTCAG ATCAGGAACAGCAGAAAATTCGGACAAGGATTTAGCTGTaagggctgctgctgcttcgaTATATTCGACCTGCAACTTCTTGTTGTCAAGGGAAAATTCACCTTGTTGCTAG
- the LOC130997199 gene encoding uncharacterized protein LOC130997199 isoform X2 has translation MEIKETSETSQKRVKMRDLESVFRSEGRGGNDAATPDSRVIDLNVHVGSASCVVGVDDPACVDESNNLPASEKEDMQNIDGIMKARGFDLDLNAADVSSSINESMYPCKMHEHLRSKDDSDCVSSVGPLDTKDPMRVWKGLKQNNYLSTPYGAPPVAMPKVRGRKKSSSNDVMKKKIELAKKEQVDRFARVAAPSGLLNGLNPGIINHVRNSKQVHSIIEALVRSKKDESLHSGNRKRNQIKTGAHDLSERREAMNVRGLGGQMSGLAYGDALLGRRQMSDYAFFAKSVYPNTEITRGDSDSHMGYTRSYPRVTSCCAKGNEDNRLPLKLSSSVAVCTENASCLSSEESANISSVTSLSLKAANVASQWLELLHQDIRGRLAALRRSKKRVRAVITTELPLLISGEFSSNLENDIQIINSTASHFDQATADAHSVRWSTIFGQMDKALSEEEGHLENWLNQVKEMQSHCEIGLNTNSLHHPLDQAVPPGYDFRSGTAENSDKDLAVRAAAASIYSTCNFLLSRENSPCC, from the exons ATGGAAATCAAAGAAACCTCCGAAACTTCTCAAAAGAGAGTGAAAATGCGCGATCTTGAATCAGTTTTTCGCTCCGAAG GAAGAGGAGGAAACGATGCAGCAACTCCGGATTCAAGAGTGATTGATCTGAATGTTCATGTTGGTTCTGCGAGCTGCGTGGTTGGTGTTGATGATCCTGCATGTGTAGATGAATCAAACAATCTCCCTGCTTCTGAGAAGGAAGACATGCAAAATATAGATGGCATAATGAAAGCTAGAGGCTTCGATTTGGACCTAAATGCTGCAGATGTTTCGAGTTCTATCAATGAATCCATGTATCCCTGTAAAATGCACGAGCATTTGAGGTCCAAGGATGACTCGGATTGTGTCAGTTCGGTAGGTCCATTGGATACAAAGGATCCGATGAGAGTATGGAAAGGCTTGAAACAAAATAACTACTTGTCTACTCCTTACGGAGCTCCACCTGTTGCCATGCCAAAGGTGCGTGGGAGGAAGAAATCTAGCAGCAATGAtgtgatgaagaagaaaattgaACTTGCAAAGAAAGAACAGGTTGATAGGTTTGCAAGAGTAGCTGCTCCAAGTGGTTTGCTTAATGGGCTTAATCCCGGGATTATTAACCACGTGAGAAACAGTAAACAGGTTCACTCTATTATAGAGGCCTTAGTGAGGTCTAAAAAAGACGAAAGTCTGCATTCAGGAAACAGGAAGCGTAATCAAATCAAGACTGGTGCACACGATCTCTCTGAAAGAAGGGAAGCTATGAATGTGCGTGGTTTGGGAGGCCAGATGTCCGGGCTTGCTTATGGAGATGCTTTACTAGGGAGAAGGCAGATGAGTGATTATGCTTTCTTTGCGAAATCAGTATATCCAAATACGGAGATCACAAGAGGTGATAGTGACTCACATATGGGGTACACGAGGTCTTATCCAAGAGTGACTTCATGTTGTGCAAAGGGAAACGAGGATAATAGACTGCCACTAAAACTATCGTCATCTGTAGCAGTTTGTACGGAGAATGCCAGCTGCTTGTCAAGTGAGGAATCGGCAAACATTAGCAGTGTTACTTCACTTTCTCTGAAAG CTGCGAATGTAGCTTCACAATGGTTGGAACTTCTACATCAAGATATACGTGGGCGTCTTGCAG CACTAAGACGCAGTAAAAAAAGAGTTCGTGCAGTTATTACCACAGAGTTACCCCTCCTAATATCCGGAGAGTTTTCGTCTAACCTAGAGAATGATATACAAATAATAAATTCTACTGCTAGCCATTTCGACCAAGCAACTGCTGATGCGCACTCTGTTAGATGGAGCACTATCTTTGGACAAATGGATAAAGCACTTTCCGAAGAAGAGGGCCATCTG GAGAATTGGCTGAACCAAGTGAAGGAAATGCAGTCACATTGTGAAATAGGTCTCAACACAAATAGTTTGCATCACCCTTTGGACCAGGCAGTTCCTCCAGGATACGATTTCAG ATCAGGAACAGCAGAAAATTCGGACAAGGATTTAGCTGTaagggctgctgctgcttcgaTATATTCGACCTGCAACTTCTTGTTGTCAAGGGAAAATTCACCTTGTTGCTAG